From Schistocerca gregaria isolate iqSchGreg1 chromosome 10, iqSchGreg1.2, whole genome shotgun sequence, one genomic window encodes:
- the LOC126293331 gene encoding uncharacterized protein LOC126293331 isoform X1, whose translation MAADVGVMSKPRFIVLGGCGFIGRNFVQYLIENDIASEIRVVDKVPPQTAWLNPKHQKTFEDPRVVFRSANLINSGSCEAAFAPNGDSPFDYAVNCACETKPGQTDPVYKEGILKLSINCANEAAKQGVKRFIELSDGHMCSSDKTPFKEDGKPEPWTYVAKWKCQVEEELKNVPDLKYTVVRPGIVYGLGDRHGLAPRLVIGAVYRHLGEMMKLLWGRDLRMNTVHVEDVCRAILHLAQRDDTVGQVYHVVDSGDTTQGDISSVVSDLFDINHDYWGNTLSSICKLFQADMSSVVEEVNDKHMGPWAEACARDGVENTPLTPYIDQELLYNKHLYLDNSKLLSTGFELSVPRLSKDKLKEILTDYSSMKLFPHSLIL comes from the exons ATGGCGGCAGATGTAGgtgttatgagtaaaccaaggtTTATTGTTTTGGGAG GGTGTGGATTCATAGGGAGGAATTTTGTGCAATACCTCATAGAAAATGACAtagcttcagaaataagagtagttGACAAGGTTCCACCACAAACAGCCTGGCTGAATCCAAAGCACCAGAAGACCTTTGAGGATCCACGTGTCGTTTTTCGGAGTGCCAACCTGATTAATTCCG GTTCTTGCGAGGCTGCCTTTGCACCCAACGGAGACAGTCCATTCGACTACGCCGTCAATTGTGCCTGCGAGACCAAACCCGGCCAGACCGACCCTGTGTATAAAGAAGGAATCTTGAAATTGAGTATTAATTGTGCCAATGAAGCAGCAAAACAGGGTGTCAAGAGGTTCATTGAGCTTTCAGATGGCCACATGTGCTCATCTGACAAG ACACCTTTCAAGGAGGACGGGAAGCCAGAACCCTGGACGTACGTGGCTAAGTGGAAGTGCCAAGTGGAAGAGGAGTTGAAGAACGTGCCCGACCTAAAGTACACCGTGGTGCGCCCCGGCATCGTGTACGGGCTCGGCGATCGCCACGGCCTCG CTCCGAGGCTGGTCATCGGTGCCGTATACAGGCACCTCGGAGAGATGATGAAACTGCTGTGGGGTCGTGACCTACGCATGAATACAGTCCACGTGGAAGACGTTTGCCGCGCGATATTGCACTTGGCACAACGCGATGACACTGTCGGACAGGTTTACCATGTCGTCGATTCGGGAGATACGACGCAAGGAGATATCAGCTCCGTTGTGTCAGACCTCTTTGACATCAATCATGATTACTGGGGCAATACTCTGTCCAGCATCTGCAAG TTGTTCCAGGCGGACATGTCCAGTGTGGTGGAGGAGGTGAACGACAAACACATGGGCCCGTGGGCCGAGGCTTGTGCCCGGGACGGTGTGGAGAACACTCCTCTGACACCGTACATTGACCAGGAGCTGTTGTACAACAAGCACCTCTACCTGGACAACAGCAAGCTGCTCAGCACGGGCTTCGAACTATCTGTGCCGAGGCTGTCAAAAGATAAGCTGAAAGAG
- the LOC126293331 gene encoding uncharacterized protein LOC126293331 isoform X2: protein MAADVGVMSKPRFIVLGGCGFIGRNFVQYLIENDIASEIRVVDKVPPQTAWLNPKHQKTFEDPRVVFRSANLINSGSCEAAFAPNGDSPFDYAVNCACETKPGQTDPVYKEGILKLSINCANEAAKQGVKRFIELSDGHMCSSDKTPFKEDGKPEPWTYVAKWKCQVEEELKNVPDLKYTVVRPGIVYGLGDRHGLAPRLVIGAVYRHLGEMMKLLWGRDLRMNTVHVEDVCRAILHLAQRDDTVGQVYHVVDSGDTTQGDISSVVSDLFDINHDYWGNTLSSICKADMSSVVEEVNDKHMGPWAEACARDGVENTPLTPYIDQELLYNKHLYLDNSKLLSTGFELSVPRLSKDKLKEILTDYSSMKLFPHSLIL, encoded by the exons ATGGCGGCAGATGTAGgtgttatgagtaaaccaaggtTTATTGTTTTGGGAG GGTGTGGATTCATAGGGAGGAATTTTGTGCAATACCTCATAGAAAATGACAtagcttcagaaataagagtagttGACAAGGTTCCACCACAAACAGCCTGGCTGAATCCAAAGCACCAGAAGACCTTTGAGGATCCACGTGTCGTTTTTCGGAGTGCCAACCTGATTAATTCCG GTTCTTGCGAGGCTGCCTTTGCACCCAACGGAGACAGTCCATTCGACTACGCCGTCAATTGTGCCTGCGAGACCAAACCCGGCCAGACCGACCCTGTGTATAAAGAAGGAATCTTGAAATTGAGTATTAATTGTGCCAATGAAGCAGCAAAACAGGGTGTCAAGAGGTTCATTGAGCTTTCAGATGGCCACATGTGCTCATCTGACAAG ACACCTTTCAAGGAGGACGGGAAGCCAGAACCCTGGACGTACGTGGCTAAGTGGAAGTGCCAAGTGGAAGAGGAGTTGAAGAACGTGCCCGACCTAAAGTACACCGTGGTGCGCCCCGGCATCGTGTACGGGCTCGGCGATCGCCACGGCCTCG CTCCGAGGCTGGTCATCGGTGCCGTATACAGGCACCTCGGAGAGATGATGAAACTGCTGTGGGGTCGTGACCTACGCATGAATACAGTCCACGTGGAAGACGTTTGCCGCGCGATATTGCACTTGGCACAACGCGATGACACTGTCGGACAGGTTTACCATGTCGTCGATTCGGGAGATACGACGCAAGGAGATATCAGCTCCGTTGTGTCAGACCTCTTTGACATCAATCATGATTACTGGGGCAATACTCTGTCCAGCATCTGCAAG GCGGACATGTCCAGTGTGGTGGAGGAGGTGAACGACAAACACATGGGCCCGTGGGCCGAGGCTTGTGCCCGGGACGGTGTGGAGAACACTCCTCTGACACCGTACATTGACCAGGAGCTGTTGTACAACAAGCACCTCTACCTGGACAACAGCAAGCTGCTCAGCACGGGCTTCGAACTATCTGTGCCGAGGCTGTCAAAAGATAAGCTGAAAGAG